One Suricata suricatta isolate VVHF042 chromosome 15, meerkat_22Aug2017_6uvM2_HiC, whole genome shotgun sequence DNA segment encodes these proteins:
- the CCN3 gene encoding CCN family member 3, translating into MQSVQSLSKRCLGLAFVLLHVLGQVAATQRCPAQCPVLCPKTPPTCAPGVRAVLDDCSCCLVCARQRGDSCSLLEPCEEGRGLFCDRRADPSSGTGICMAVEGDNCVFDGVIYQSGETFQPSCKYQCTCRDGQIGCVPRCEEDLLLPQPDCPAPRKVEVPGECCEKWICDSNEKGELGGLALPAYRTEATLGVAVSDSSINCIEQTTEWSACSKSCGMGFSTRVTNRNPQCEMVKQTRLCMVRPCEQEHKQPTDKKGKKCLRTMKSVKAIHLQFKNCTSLHTYKPRYCGVCSDGRCCTPHNTKTIQVEFQCSPGQIIKKPVMAIGTCTCHSNCPHNHEAFLQELKPNTSRGEM; encoded by the exons ATGCAGAGTGTGCAGAGTCTGTCGAAGCGGTGCCTTGGCCTGGCCTTTGTGCTGCTCCACGTCCTGGGACAG GTCGCTGCGACCCAGCGCTGTCCCGCCCAGTGTCCGGTCCTCTGTCCCAAGACGCCGCCAACCTGCGCGCCCGGGGTGAGGGCCGTGCTGGACGACTGCTCCTGCTGTCTGGTGTGCGCCCGCCAGCGCGGCGACAGCTGCTCGCTGCTGGAGCCGTGCGAGGAGGGCCGCGGCCTCTTCTGCGACCGCAGAGCGGACCCCAGCTCGGGAACCGGCATCTGCATGG CGGTAGAAGGAGACAACTGCGTGTTTGATGGGGTCATTTACCAAAGTGGGGAGACCTTTCAGCCAAGCTGCAAATACCAGTGCACCTGCAGAGATGGGCAGATTGGCTGCGTGCCCCGCTGCGAGGAGGACCTGCTCCTGCCCCAGCCTGACTGCCCGGCTCCCAGGAAAGTCGAAGTGCCCGGGGAGTGCTGTGAAAAGTGGATCTGTGACTCAAACGAGAAGGGGGAGTTGGGAGGCCTTGCCCTTCCAG CCTACAGGACAGAAGCCACTCTAGGTGTTGCAGTCTCCGACTCCAGCATCAACTGCATTGAGCAGACCACGGAGTGGAGCGCATGCTCCAAAAGCTGTGGCATGGGTTTTTCCACCCGGGTCACCAACCGGAATCCACAGTGTGAAATGGTGAAGCAGACTCGGCTCTGCATGGTGCGGCCCTGTGAACAAGAACACAAGCAACCAACAGATAAG aaaggaaagaagtgtCTCCGTACCATGAAGTCAGTCAAAGCCATCCACCTGCAGTTCAAGAACTGCACCAGCCTGCACACCTACAAGCCCAGATACTGTGGGGTCTGCAGTGATGGCCGGTGCTGCACCCCCCACAACACCAAAACCATCCAGGTAGAGTTCCAGTGCTCCCCAGGGCAAATCATCAAGAAACCAGTGATGGCCATCGGGACCTGCACCTGTCACAGCAACTGTCCTCATAACCATGAGGCCTTCCTCCAAGAGTTGAAGCCAAACACCAGCAGAGGGGAAATGTAA